The Kitasatospora paranensis genome has a window encoding:
- a CDS encoding WD40 repeat domain-containing protein: protein MSGGTGVPAAVAASDGPGGSLRLTSGDAGAAAGRIELTLGATGELRVERSAPGRRTLRTGRIDRALLARVLTALAQAAPGTATADAAADAPGRRLTVTGLLPGGDSAWDDASGTPVPGIGHALGILAAQALEPAAAGRLPAAVVRVDQPAPESAGSAGSADTGDTDAGPRPAAAVGTVAGRPAYALARPGEGFGLAALEDAAPLGGSDTDSGVLPTAVALGTVEDRELFAVGGEDGAVQVWDAVSGELLHGTAGGEGAQVVSAGFVQGVPLAFSAGREGEVRAWHTEDGRALGLLPVGGHGAGALCQARCADLDLLAAGGDDGLVRVWDAATGEQLHLLVGHTDRITALAVLSLGNQALLASAGQDGTVRLWDLATGGPVAVLTGHSGSVTGLAFVPGDGDPRLASCALDGTVRLWDVYTGAAVHGWPAGQGWLTALAAVRVGGRPVLVTGDENGTTVLWDAASGTRIGDCTPPGASRSTAWPPPSGTAARGSPSATATAPSGSGTRPTAPGPGPAPPTAGR from the coding sequence ATGTCGGGGGGAACCGGTGTTCCGGCTGCAGTGGCGGCGTCTGACGGACCGGGCGGGTCGCTGCGGCTCACGTCCGGCGACGCCGGAGCGGCCGCGGGACGGATCGAGCTGACGCTCGGCGCGACGGGAGAGCTCCGCGTCGAGCGGAGCGCCCCGGGCCGCCGCACCCTGCGGACCGGCCGGATCGACCGGGCCCTGCTGGCCCGGGTGCTCACCGCACTGGCCCAGGCCGCGCCCGGGACGGCCACCGCCGACGCAGCCGCGGACGCCCCCGGGCGCCGGCTGACCGTCACCGGCCTGCTGCCCGGCGGGGACAGCGCCTGGGACGACGCCTCCGGCACCCCGGTGCCGGGCATCGGCCACGCCCTCGGGATCCTCGCGGCGCAGGCCCTCGAACCCGCCGCCGCCGGACGGCTGCCCGCCGCGGTCGTGCGGGTGGACCAGCCGGCTCCCGAATCGGCCGGATCGGCCGGATCCGCGGACACCGGGGACACGGACGCCGGGCCCCGGCCCGCCGCGGCGGTCGGCACCGTCGCCGGCCGGCCCGCGTACGCGCTGGCCCGTCCCGGCGAGGGCTTCGGGCTGGCCGCGCTGGAGGATGCCGCCCCGCTCGGCGGGTCCGACACCGACTCCGGTGTGCTGCCCACCGCCGTCGCGCTCGGCACGGTGGAGGACCGTGAGCTGTTCGCCGTCGGCGGCGAGGACGGCGCCGTCCAGGTCTGGGACGCCGTCAGCGGCGAACTGCTGCACGGCACCGCGGGCGGCGAGGGGGCCCAGGTCGTCTCCGCCGGATTCGTCCAGGGTGTGCCGCTGGCCTTCTCGGCCGGCCGCGAGGGTGAGGTCCGCGCCTGGCACACCGAGGACGGCCGCGCGCTCGGCCTGCTGCCGGTCGGCGGACACGGCGCGGGGGCGCTGTGCCAGGCCCGCTGCGCCGACCTCGACCTGCTGGCCGCCGGCGGCGACGACGGCCTCGTCCGGGTCTGGGACGCCGCCACCGGCGAACAGCTCCACCTGCTGGTCGGTCACACCGACCGGATCACCGCGCTCGCCGTGCTCAGCCTCGGCAACCAGGCCCTGCTGGCCTCCGCCGGCCAGGACGGCACCGTCCGCCTCTGGGACCTGGCCACCGGCGGGCCGGTCGCCGTGCTCACCGGGCACTCCGGCTCGGTCACCGGGCTGGCCTTCGTGCCCGGCGACGGCGACCCCCGGCTCGCCTCCTGCGCGCTCGACGGCACTGTCCGGCTCTGGGACGTCTACACAGGGGCGGCGGTGCACGGCTGGCCGGCCGGCCAGGGCTGGCTCACCGCGCTGGCCGCCGTCCGCGTCGGCGGGCGCCCCGTCCTCGTCACCGGCGACGAGAACGGCACCACCGTGCTCTGGGACGCGGCCTCGGGCACCCGGATCGGCGACTGCACCCCGCCGGGGGCTTCCCGGTCAACAGCGTGGCCGCCGCCGAGTGGGACGGCCGCCCGCGGCTCGCCGTCGGCCACGGCGACGGCACCCTCCGGATCTGGGACGCGGCCGACCGCACCGGGACCTGGACCGGCGCCCCCGACGGCGGGGCGGTGA
- a CDS encoding nucleotidyl transferase AbiEii/AbiGii toxin family protein: protein MTEHETVESEFRLGTAALLEQTVIGRLSESGLGLPEGALVLGGGGGVAAVQLHRPVQDLDMRLTFDGNAAGRSNEVLNFLAHEVLTEGTVVPGRRDTATTVTGKFGGLDVSITLAPVHPQEHQMHVVVNGETHTGETVPLKVVASEDLLGDKIAALAMRKQDAKVDVAMLREKRLRDATDVLTLYSKLEPGALDRLRNDRESLRPAIGKLADVVAEVSKHSGDRLTPEQRQTLDEISRGLGSAPTARPAKAPKSKPTPEELAALKAQKEENKRLKAAAAAAAQAAPAPPPVPHQDESSAAGATRGPGSEHTPAPAAAPAGLPYRPRVARHPPGTAAARAGDHRRRLLARAPGHGRRHGGGVRPRVAGVGARGHGGRAPRAPAAQHAAGLAADHRGRQPAPPAQRRRGLPRRGAAVQRPADDPLRQRAAVAHRAVGPHPQGRGRLRGALGGLGVDRDQDRRGAHEDVPARAEGCRRQGLPDGAGAVERHRAPPRQPAGPAAGRPPAGGVAPQSRRPGLGLHRDLPADLVRVVRGRPGGRSRRGPPARPPRAVRARRGAGPTDPAGGGHPP, encoded by the coding sequence ATGACGGAGCACGAGACCGTCGAGTCCGAATTCCGGCTGGGCACGGCGGCGCTGCTGGAGCAGACCGTCATCGGCCGGCTGTCGGAGAGCGGACTCGGGCTGCCGGAGGGCGCGCTGGTGCTCGGCGGTGGCGGCGGTGTGGCCGCCGTCCAGCTGCACCGGCCGGTGCAGGACCTCGACATGCGCCTGACCTTCGACGGCAACGCCGCGGGGCGGTCGAACGAGGTCCTGAACTTCCTGGCCCATGAGGTGCTCACGGAGGGCACCGTCGTGCCCGGGCGCCGCGACACCGCGACGACGGTCACCGGGAAGTTCGGCGGACTCGACGTCAGCATCACCCTCGCCCCGGTGCATCCGCAGGAGCACCAGATGCACGTGGTGGTCAACGGCGAGACGCACACCGGCGAGACCGTCCCGCTCAAGGTGGTGGCCAGCGAGGACCTGCTCGGCGACAAGATCGCGGCCCTCGCCATGCGCAAGCAGGACGCCAAGGTCGACGTGGCCATGCTGCGCGAGAAGCGGCTCCGCGACGCCACCGACGTGCTCACCCTGTACTCCAAGCTCGAACCGGGCGCGCTCGACCGGCTCCGCAACGACCGTGAGTCGCTGCGGCCCGCGATCGGCAAGCTCGCCGACGTGGTCGCCGAGGTCTCGAAGCACTCCGGTGACCGGCTCACCCCGGAGCAGAGGCAGACCCTGGACGAGATCTCCCGGGGTCTCGGCAGTGCGCCGACCGCCAGGCCGGCCAAGGCCCCGAAGTCGAAGCCGACCCCGGAGGAGCTGGCGGCCCTCAAGGCACAGAAGGAGGAGAACAAGCGGCTCAAGGCCGCGGCGGCCGCCGCGGCCCAGGCCGCGCCGGCGCCTCCGCCGGTGCCCCACCAGGACGAGTCCTCCGCCGCCGGGGCCACCCGCGGCCCGGGCTCCGAGCACACCCCCGCCCCCGCCGCCGCCCCCGCCGGCCTTCCGTACCGGCCCCGTGTCGCGCGGCATCCACCCGGCACCGCCGCCGCCCGCGCAGGTGACCACCGGCGGCGGCTCCTCGCACGCGCACCAGGACACGGACGTCGACATGGAGGCGGTGTCCGACCGCGGGTCGCAGGTGTCGGAGCACGAGGACATGGAGGTCGAGCTCCCCGTGCGCCAGCAGCGCAACACGCTGCCGGTCTCGCTGCAGACCACCGTGGTCGGCAACCCGCACCGCCCGCTCAACGGCGACGAGGTCTTCCTCGGCGAGGTGCTGCCGTCCAACGACCGGCCGATGACCCGCTTCGGCAGCGAGCAGCGGTCGCACACCGTGCCGTGGGGCCTCACCCGCAGGGCCGCGGGCGGCTTCGCGGGGCGCTCGGCGGACTCGGTGTGGACCGAGATCAAGACCGACGTGGCGCACATGAAGACGTTCCCGCCCGAGCCGAAGGGTGCCGCCGCCAAGGACTTCCCGATGGTGCAGGCGCGGTGGAACGACATCGTGCACCGCCTCGACAGCCTGCCGGACCAGCCGCCGGTCGGCCGCCCGCTGGAGGAGTGGCACCGCAATCTCGGCGACCTGGTCTCGGGCTACATCGAGATCTCCCAGCTGACCTCGTTCGCGTCGTTCGCGGACGGCCGGGCGGTCGGTCACGGCGAGGCCCACCTGCTCGACCACCTCGGGCGGTTCGAGCGCGGCGAGGCGCCGGCCCCACCGACCCAGCAGGTGGTGGGCACCCTCCTTGA
- a CDS encoding SRPBCC family protein — protein MEYGSIEREIHIEAAPEVVYEVISTPEHLKEWWPDEADLKPVPGATGVITFGDGSTPEANVVPVTVVEADPPRRFAFRWVYDHGEAATAANSLLVTFELVPSGTGTLVRFSEAGFREKGWEAAVLEQQYREHVTGWDWYLPRLVAYVARLESTP, from the coding sequence ATGGAGTACGGCAGCATCGAGCGGGAGATCCACATCGAGGCGGCGCCCGAGGTGGTCTACGAGGTCATCAGCACGCCCGAACACCTCAAGGAGTGGTGGCCGGACGAGGCGGACCTGAAGCCGGTGCCCGGCGCCACCGGGGTCATCACGTTCGGCGACGGCTCCACGCCCGAGGCGAACGTCGTCCCGGTCACCGTGGTCGAGGCCGACCCGCCCCGGCGGTTCGCCTTCCGCTGGGTGTACGACCACGGCGAGGCCGCGACCGCGGCCAACTCGCTCCTGGTCACTTTCGAGCTGGTCCCGTCGGGGACGGGCACGCTGGTGCGCTTCAGCGAGGCCGGGTTCCGGGAGAAGGGCTGGGAGGCCGCCGTCCTGGAGCAGCAGTACCGCGAGCACGTCACCGGCTGGGACTGGTACCTGCCCCGCCTGGTCGCGTACGTCGCCCGGCTGGAGTCGACGCCGTGA
- a CDS encoding ArsR/SmtB family transcription factor, translating to MSITVDDELWSAVGDPIRRRIVDLLLAGGGTATTLSEQLPVTRQAVAKHLGVLDRVGLVHGTPSGRERRYEVDEAQLARAVAQLSSVGTSWDARLHRIKRIAEAIQRSQEG from the coding sequence GTGAGCATCACCGTCGACGACGAACTCTGGTCGGCCGTGGGCGACCCCATCCGGCGGCGGATAGTCGACCTGCTGCTGGCCGGCGGCGGGACGGCGACCACGCTGAGCGAGCAACTGCCCGTCACCCGGCAGGCGGTCGCCAAACACCTCGGCGTCCTCGACCGGGTCGGCCTGGTCCACGGCACGCCGTCCGGCCGCGAGCGCCGCTACGAGGTGGACGAGGCCCAGCTCGCCCGCGCCGTCGCACAGCTGTCCTCGGTCGGGACGAGCTGGGACGCCCGGCTCCATCGCATCAAGCGGATCGCCGAGGCGATCCAGCGCAGCCAGGAGGGCTGA